In Oncorhynchus kisutch isolate 150728-3 linkage group LG7, Okis_V2, whole genome shotgun sequence, one DNA window encodes the following:
- the LOC116374619 gene encoding zinc finger protein 8-like produces the protein MANCVVFHTQIASIMEVLANAAVADICKLVDDDYAVFRLEMTRSQKENRALRRKLHLLEPKVARERADRTTRERVLASRPSSVKILDRNRGMARGEGHLTGGYRSFVKQAGHKTCRDDQPITVDEGRGTSTQNVIVIEPADAEAAGPGVKLERSEGDEDPRHSRNIQTGAAGVPPVATEDPSTTLVPPRIRRSITEDSGTQDTSLKSETDTLTVTQRILHTRSDPQILGLGGLGCRSSPSSEYLLYGNPRTVLSHQDSGNSLQTGNDPSCSYTAETGMIPGDMSVGLDTQTNPMRGDWNRYSSSVYSTECLDEKGDGLALDDVTVKVEGDAPLTWNEVETHLGEGHSQGNSRDFLDYRENLETNLNVTTNSSLHSVSMSMAPSDSQGLFDQVLNSNDQRSKARGGGAKTGGKEKRFLCMFCNKGFSCPQKVEIHQRVHTGEKPYSCTQCHMRFAHAGNLKRHQRVHTGEKPYSCQQCEKRFSHQHHLKMHLKVHTGERPFRE, from the exons ATGGCTAACTGtgtggtttttcacactcaaatagcctccatcatggaggtgctagcgaatgcagccgtggcagatatctgtaaactcgtagacgacgactatgcagtgtttcgtttggaaatgactcgaagccagaaagaaaacagggcattgcggaggaaactacaCCTATTGGAACCAAAGGTTGCACGGGAGCGCGCAGATAGAACAACGCGAGAGCGCGTCCTCGCCAgtcgtcccagtagtgtcaagatcctcgaccgaaacagaggaatggcaagag gtgaaggacatctcactggaggcTACAGGAGCTTTGTGAAGCAAGCGGGACACAAAACATGTagagatgaccaaccaatcactgttgaCGAGGGGAGAGGAACCTCAACCCAGAACGTTATTGTGATAGAA CCTGCAGATGCAGAGGCTGCAGGTCCTGGGGTCAAGCTGGAGAGGTCTGAAGGAGACGAGGACCCACGACACAGCAGAAACATCCAGACTGGAGCGGCTGGAGTGCCTCCTGTAGCCACAGAGGATCCCTCCACCACCCTAGTGCCGCCCAGGATCCGACGCAGCATCACAGAGGACAGTGGAACGCAGGACACCAGcctcaagtcagagacagacactttaactgtaacacaaaGGATTTTACACACCAGATCTGACCCACAGATACTGGGGCTGGGGGGACTGGGCTGTCGTTCTTCTCCCAGCTCAGAGTATTTACTTTACGGTAACCCGAGGACGGTTCTGTCCCATCAGGACTCAGGTAACTCATTACAGACTGGCAATGATCCATCTTGTTCTTACACTGCCGAGACAGGGATGATACCTGGTGACATGTCTGTGGGCTTAGATACACAGACTAATCCAATGAGAGGAGACTGGAAccggtacagtagtagtgtatatTCTACAGAGTGCCTAGATGAGAAAGGGGATGGTCTGGCCTTAGATGATGTgactgtgaaagtggagggcgACGCTCCTCTGACATGGAATGAAGTCGAGACTCATTTAGGAGAAGGACACTCGCAGGGCAACAGCAGAGACTTCTTAGACTACAGGGAAAACTTAGAGACAAATCTAAATGTCACGACCAATTCCTCTTTACACTCAGTGTCCATGTCGATGGCACCTTCCGATTCACAAGGCCTATTcgatcaggtattgaactcaaacGACCAAAGATCCAAGGCTCGGGGAGGGGGAGCAAAAACAGGCGGTAAAGAGAAgcggttcctctgcatgttctgtaacaaaggcttcagctgccctcagaaggtggagatccaccagagggtacacacaggggaaaaaccctacagctgtacccagtgtcacatgcggTTTGCCCATGCTGGCAACCtaaagaggcaccagagggtccacacaggggagaaaccctacagctgccAACAGTGTGAGAAGCGGTTCTCCCACCAGCACCAtctgaagatgcacctgaaggtccacacgggagaGAGGCCATTCAGAGAGTAA